In Passer domesticus isolate bPasDom1 chromosome 1, bPasDom1.hap1, whole genome shotgun sequence, one DNA window encodes the following:
- the CCNE2 gene encoding G1/S-specific cyclin-E2 yields MSRRSSRLQAKQQQPLSCPEEAPQELQALDYLQTRKRRTAEQEIKKREDGKIAKKHQYEIKSCWPPTITGGISPCIIIETPHKESVTTDFSRFKKYRFRNLFINPSPLPELNWGNSKDVWLNILTKENRYAHCKHFTSLHSSLQPHMRSILLDWLLEVCEVYALHRETFYLAQDFFDRFMLTQKNINKSMLQLIGITSLFIASKLEEIYAPKIQEFAYVTDGACSEEDIVRMELIMLKALKWELCPVTIVSWLNLYLQVDALKDVPKVLLPQYSQEKFIQIAQLLDLCILDVNSLDFQYRTLAAAALCHYTSIEIVKKASGLDWDSISECVQWMVPFVNVAKKVPVKLKNFKKVAAEDRHNIQTHTNYLDMLEEVNSAAVSTAPGQLSPVSTGGIITPPKSTEKK; encoded by the exons ATGTCAAGGCGCAG TAGCCGTTTGCAGGccaaacagcagcagccactgtcCTGTCCAGAAGAAGCTCCACAAGAACTGCAAGCACTAGATTATCTCCAGACCAGAAAAAGGAGAACAGCAGAG CAAGAGATTAAGAAAAGAGAAGAtggaaaaattgcaaaaaaacaTCAATATGAAATTAAG AGTTGTTGGCCCCCCACGATAACAGGAGGCATCTCACCTTGCATAATTATTGAAACACCTCACAAAGAGTCAGTAACCACTGACTTCTCAAGATTCAAAAAATACAGATTCAGGAACCTCTTCATAAATCCATCACCTTTGCCAGAACTCAA CTGGGGAAATTCCAAAGATGTCTGGCTCAACATCCTGACAAAGGAAAACAGATATGCTCACTGCAAACACTTCACATCACTGCATTCTAGTTTGCAACCTCACATGAGATCGATACTGCTAGACTGGCTCTTAGAG GTGTGTGAGGTGTATGCACTCCACCGGGAAACCTTCTACCTAGCTCAAGACTTCTTTGATAGATTCATGTTGACACAAAAGAACATTAACAAGAGCATGCTTCAGCTCATAGGAATTACCTCATTATTTATTGCCTCCAAACTTGAG GAAATCTACGCTCCTAAAATACAGGAATTCGCTTACGTCACCGATGGTGCTTGCAGTGAAGAAGATATTGTGAGAATGGAACTTATTATGTTAAAG GCTTTAAAATGGGAACTCTGTCCAGTGACAATTGTCTCTTGGCTGAACCTCTATCTTCAAGTGGATGCTCTGAAGGATGTTCCGAAAGTGCTGCTACCTCAGTATTCTCAGGAAAAATTCATTCAAATAGCCCAG CTTTTAGACCTGTGTATTCTGGATGTGAATTCTTTGGACTTCCAGTACAGAACACTAGCTGCTGCAGCGCTCTGCCACTATACCTCAATCGAAATAGTTAAGAAAGCTTCAG GCTTAGACTGGGACAGCATTTCAGAGTGTGTACAATGGATGGTTCCTTTTGTGAATGTGGCAAAGAAGGTCCCTGTGAAGCTGAAGAACTTCAAGAAGGTTGCAGCGGAAGATCGACACAATATCCAGACCCACACAAATTACCTGGACATGCTG GAAGAAGTTAACAGTGCAGCAGTGTCTACTGCCCCAGGGCAGTTATCACCTGTGTCAACAGGAGGAATAATAACCCCTCCCAAAAGCACAGAGAAGAAATGA